One stretch of Pseudoalteromonas shioyasakiensis DNA includes these proteins:
- the can gene encoding carbonate dehydratase — MRKLKNLFENNRRWAARTSESDPEFFKILSMQQNPEYLWIGCSDSRVPANEIVDLLPGELFVHRNVANVVVHTDHNCLSVMQYAVEVLKVKHIMVVGHYGCGGVQAVLNGASFGLIDNWLRHVGDVKEKHIEQLNSLPEQERLNSLIELNVIEQVRNVCRTNIVQDAWAKGQDLTIHGWVYGLANGHLNDLESVVTCAEEASDTYGIAVKRVFERVAEKS; from the coding sequence ATGAGAAAGTTAAAAAATTTATTCGAAAATAATAGACGTTGGGCTGCGCGTACGAGTGAAAGTGATCCTGAGTTTTTTAAAATTCTATCAATGCAGCAAAATCCAGAGTACCTGTGGATCGGTTGTTCTGATTCACGTGTACCTGCAAATGAAATAGTAGACTTGCTACCTGGAGAGTTATTTGTTCATCGAAACGTAGCAAATGTCGTTGTTCATACTGATCATAACTGTCTTTCGGTGATGCAATATGCCGTTGAAGTACTTAAAGTGAAGCACATAATGGTCGTTGGCCACTATGGTTGTGGTGGTGTACAGGCGGTATTGAACGGAGCGAGTTTTGGTTTAATTGATAACTGGCTTCGTCATGTAGGTGATGTAAAAGAAAAACACATTGAACAACTCAACTCATTACCAGAACAAGAGCGTTTAAATAGCCTGATAGAACTCAACGTTATTGAACAAGTACGTAATGTTTGCCGTACTAATATCGTCCAAGATGCCTGGGCAAAAGGTCAAGATTTAACAATCCATGGTTGGGTTTATGGTTTAGCCAATGGCCACCTTAATGATTTAGAGTCGGTAGTAACTTGTGCTGAAGAAGCCAGTGATACATACGGAATTGCGGTTAAGCGTGTTTTCGAACGCGTTGCCGAAAAAAGTTAA
- a CDS encoding accessory factor UbiK family protein: MINPAKLEEIAKQITDNMPQGVKNLAETVEGKTKQAIQNKLAEMDFVSRDEFDIQSQVLIRTREKLTELEEKVALLEQQLASKQDEQ; this comes from the coding sequence ATGATTAACCCAGCAAAACTTGAAGAAATCGCTAAGCAAATCACTGATAACATGCCACAAGGCGTGAAAAACCTTGCCGAAACAGTCGAAGGCAAGACTAAGCAAGCTATTCAAAACAAACTTGCTGAGATGGACTTTGTAAGCCGTGATGAGTTTGATATTCAAAGCCAAGTACTTATTCGTACTCGTGAGAAACTCACTGAGCTTGAAGAGAAAGTTGCTTTACTTGAGCAGCAACTTGCTAGCAAACAAGACGAACAATAA
- the rep gene encoding DNA helicase Rep, with product MKLNPKQDEAVKYISGPCLVLAGAGSGKTRVITNKIAYLVQKCEYQARNIAAVTFTNKAAKEMRERVTQTLGKQESKGLWVSTFHTLGLEIIKKELTTLGFKPGFSLFDDQDTNQLLAELTEEELKKDKDLLNLLKMQIGSWKNELILPERAVREAREPQKALFAQLYARYQNQLRAYNALDFDDLIMIPTLLLSQNVTARERWQQRFRYLLVDEYQDTNTSQYQLVKLLVGERARFTVVGDDDQSIYSWRGAKPQNLVLLSKDFPGLRLIKLEQNYRSAGRILKAANILIANNPHEFDKKLFSELGYGEPIKVIGCRDEEHESERVVAEIISHKFMKRTSYKDYAILYRGNHQARVFEKALMSNRIPYKISGGMSFFSRSEIKDIMAYLRLLVNQDDDNAFLRIVNTPRREIGTVTLEKLGTLANEKHISLFAACFEPELAHRLKGRGFNALAGFARWVVELSDNAVRGDTLEAVKELVRQINYEAYLYESSPSAKAAEMRMKNVSELYRWITDMLTGDADNPPLNLAEVVSKLTLRDMLERNEEEDESDAVQLLTLHASKGLEYPYVFMVGMEEGLLPHQVSIDEDNVEEERRLAYVGITRAQQELVMTYAKIRRQFGETSDTELSRFVQELPQDDLAFEAKKPPSSQAERMEKGQARVANLRAMLKK from the coding sequence ATGAAACTCAACCCAAAACAAGATGAAGCGGTAAAATATATCAGTGGACCGTGTCTGGTATTAGCCGGTGCGGGTTCAGGTAAAACGCGTGTTATTACTAATAAAATTGCTTACTTGGTGCAAAAGTGTGAGTACCAAGCACGTAATATTGCCGCAGTTACATTCACCAATAAAGCTGCAAAAGAAATGCGTGAGCGTGTAACGCAAACACTGGGCAAGCAAGAGTCGAAAGGCTTATGGGTTTCAACGTTTCATACGCTTGGGCTTGAGATTATCAAAAAAGAGTTAACTACTTTAGGTTTTAAACCTGGTTTTTCGTTGTTTGATGACCAAGATACCAACCAGTTATTAGCTGAGCTGACCGAAGAAGAGCTTAAAAAGGACAAAGATTTACTTAACCTGCTGAAGATGCAAATAGGTAGTTGGAAGAACGAATTGATTCTACCTGAGCGTGCTGTTCGCGAAGCCCGTGAGCCGCAAAAAGCGTTATTTGCTCAGTTATATGCTCGTTATCAAAATCAACTGCGCGCCTATAATGCCCTTGATTTTGATGATCTGATCATGATCCCAACTTTATTGCTTAGTCAAAATGTCACGGCACGTGAGCGCTGGCAACAGCGTTTTCGTTACTTGCTGGTGGATGAGTATCAAGATACGAATACTAGTCAGTATCAGCTAGTTAAGCTATTAGTGGGTGAACGAGCCCGGTTTACCGTGGTAGGCGATGATGATCAATCTATCTACTCATGGCGTGGTGCAAAGCCACAAAATCTGGTGCTATTGAGTAAAGATTTTCCGGGCTTACGTTTAATTAAGCTAGAACAAAACTACCGAAGTGCTGGACGAATTCTTAAAGCTGCAAATATTCTGATTGCTAATAACCCGCATGAGTTTGATAAAAAGCTATTCAGTGAACTTGGTTATGGTGAGCCCATTAAAGTAATTGGTTGCCGAGATGAAGAGCATGAATCTGAGCGAGTGGTTGCAGAGATCATTTCTCATAAATTCATGAAGCGCACTAGTTATAAAGATTATGCGATTTTATACCGTGGTAACCACCAAGCGCGAGTGTTTGAAAAAGCACTCATGAGTAACCGTATTCCTTATAAAATCAGCGGCGGTATGTCGTTTTTCTCTCGCTCAGAAATCAAAGATATCATGGCGTACTTGCGCTTATTGGTGAATCAAGACGACGACAACGCATTTTTACGTATTGTTAATACGCCACGTCGTGAGATTGGTACTGTCACACTGGAAAAGCTAGGTACCCTTGCTAATGAAAAGCATATCAGCTTATTTGCTGCATGCTTTGAGCCTGAGCTTGCGCACCGATTAAAAGGGCGTGGCTTTAATGCCTTAGCTGGCTTTGCCCGTTGGGTAGTTGAGCTATCTGATAATGCAGTTCGGGGTGATACCCTTGAAGCAGTAAAAGAACTAGTTAGACAAATTAATTACGAAGCTTATCTATATGAGTCATCACCGAGTGCAAAAGCTGCTGAAATGCGCATGAAAAACGTCTCAGAGCTATATCGTTGGATCACCGATATGCTGACAGGTGATGCAGATAACCCACCGCTGAACCTTGCTGAGGTGGTTAGTAAACTGACCTTGCGCGATATGCTTGAGCGTAACGAAGAAGAGGACGAATCTGATGCCGTGCAATTACTAACATTACATGCTTCAAAAGGCTTAGAGTATCCGTATGTGTTCATGGTTGGCATGGAAGAGGGCTTATTACCGCACCAAGTAAGTATTGATGAAGATAACGTTGAAGAAGAGCGTCGTCTTGCCTATGTAGGAATTACACGCGCCCAGCAAGAGCTAGTAATGACCTATGCTAAAATACGTCGTCAGTTTGGTGAAACCTCAGACACAGAGCTAAGTCGCTTTGTGCAGGAGTTACCACAAGATGACTTAGCCTTTGAAGCGAAGAAGCCACCTTCCTCACAAGCTGAGCGTATGGAGAAAGGCCAGGCACGAGTGGCTAATTTAAGAGCGATGCTTAAGAAGTAA
- a CDS encoding diguanylate cyclase, whose product MEDSATHIDKLARKNARLKSLLQKYKQSHHLQNALLQLSEQASTVAELTLLYPAIHNILQDYIPSKNFFVVLHNPVYDTLELSYFADEKDGLSVPLKYEQYFKEGLTGYVFKQGKTSYFTKQQTEQAVEQGLLKCFGTPAEHWVGVPVYREKVIIGVMVAQSYDINQCYSEQQIELLEAMSLYLATAIERVKKRELLESEVKIRTRALTQSNQALNDEIQQRKNALERQQLLFKISELATQSKNLDDVYQHVHSIIKNITYADNLYIALYDQQSHWLSFPYCVDEFNDNGKPRPFAKGYSELVLSTEKCQVIDSERAKELIKLGVVERPVNVPSERTATSWLGAPLKTSQGVIGLIVCQAYNNKHEFSQDDCELITFVSHQIANVIQTHLANQELKLSHQKLEHRVTEKTKELRQANMHLQMQIEERKKIEQQLYHDAHHDSLTSLPNRSLFLTQLEKTLQHYQRYPEQQFAVLFIDLDKFKDINDHLGHQAGDQFLIGVAESFSHCIREHDLLARLGGDEFVVLLTHLTEQQQAQDVAKRIIEIMKKPFCMKGQCIQSGASIGITYSKPSYKHTDEIIRDADAAMYYAKNAGRNRFECFHPLLNASNVQHDVENMHHLDDLPMHFRCAEIITLDEKTHAESLLEAFGEHPVLGSTSFEVLKKFATDRVQHFEVELNLLKQAFSLASNSQLEKVLFSCSGLVLERINFQALCKLLNAHDSNRMCLLFNEQEIRYASAIQIENLKSLVAQGFSIGLNEFAKDRCELNLLTEFQFDYLLLSSTFSKRVLQQENYHLQLQGVLAITKLQNIQVIAKGPSIFNYRTLLDKHGLSLFIGKQHALAPFEHEAPSAQFITS is encoded by the coding sequence TTGGAAGATTCAGCAACACACATTGATAAGCTAGCCCGTAAGAATGCTCGCTTAAAATCGCTTTTACAAAAGTATAAGCAATCACATCACTTGCAAAATGCTCTTTTACAATTATCAGAGCAAGCAAGTACTGTTGCCGAATTAACCCTGCTCTATCCCGCTATTCATAATATTTTACAAGACTATATTCCGAGTAAAAACTTCTTCGTTGTATTGCATAACCCGGTTTACGATACTCTTGAGTTGTCTTATTTCGCTGATGAAAAAGATGGTCTTTCTGTACCATTAAAGTATGAGCAGTACTTCAAAGAAGGCTTAACGGGTTATGTATTCAAGCAAGGTAAAACCAGCTACTTTACCAAACAACAGACTGAGCAAGCTGTTGAACAAGGCTTACTTAAATGTTTTGGTACACCTGCAGAGCACTGGGTGGGCGTACCCGTCTACCGTGAAAAAGTCATTATTGGCGTAATGGTTGCGCAAAGCTACGACATAAACCAATGCTATTCAGAGCAACAAATTGAATTGCTAGAAGCTATGTCACTTTACTTAGCAACAGCAATTGAACGAGTGAAAAAGCGTGAACTACTAGAGTCTGAAGTTAAAATTCGAACCCGTGCATTAACTCAAAGTAACCAAGCACTTAACGACGAAATTCAACAGCGCAAAAATGCTCTCGAACGCCAACAACTGCTATTCAAAATATCAGAGCTGGCAACGCAAAGTAAAAACCTTGACGATGTATATCAGCATGTTCATAGCATTATCAAAAATATTACCTATGCAGATAACTTATACATCGCATTGTATGACCAACAATCTCATTGGTTGAGTTTTCCTTATTGCGTCGATGAGTTTAACGATAATGGCAAACCACGACCATTTGCTAAAGGCTACAGTGAACTGGTTCTCAGCACTGAAAAGTGCCAGGTCATAGACAGTGAAAGAGCAAAAGAGCTCATCAAACTTGGCGTTGTAGAGAGGCCTGTTAATGTTCCATCAGAGCGCACTGCGACTAGTTGGTTAGGTGCTCCGCTCAAAACTTCGCAAGGTGTTATAGGTCTCATTGTTTGCCAAGCTTATAATAATAAACATGAGTTTAGTCAGGATGATTGTGAGCTAATTACATTTGTATCACATCAAATTGCTAACGTTATCCAAACTCATCTAGCCAACCAAGAGTTAAAGCTCAGTCACCAAAAATTGGAACATCGAGTCACTGAAAAAACTAAAGAGCTTCGCCAAGCTAATATGCACCTGCAAATGCAAATTGAAGAGCGAAAAAAAATAGAACAACAGTTGTATCACGATGCACACCACGACTCATTAACTAGTTTACCTAATCGCAGTTTGTTCTTAACTCAGCTTGAAAAAACATTGCAGCATTACCAGCGCTACCCAGAGCAGCAATTTGCGGTGCTATTTATTGACCTTGATAAATTTAAAGATATAAACGATCACCTTGGTCATCAGGCAGGTGACCAATTTTTAATTGGTGTTGCAGAGTCTTTCTCGCATTGTATTCGTGAGCATGATCTACTCGCACGCTTAGGTGGTGATGAATTTGTGGTATTGCTAACTCACTTAACTGAACAACAGCAAGCCCAAGATGTTGCAAAACGTATCATCGAAATTATGAAAAAACCTTTCTGTATGAAAGGTCAATGTATTCAAAGTGGTGCCAGTATTGGTATCACCTACTCAAAACCAAGCTACAAACACACTGATGAAATTATTCGCGATGCAGATGCCGCGATGTATTACGCCAAAAATGCAGGCCGAAATCGCTTTGAGTGTTTTCATCCACTGCTTAATGCCAGTAATGTACAGCATGATGTAGAGAATATGCATCACCTAGATGATTTGCCTATGCACTTTAGATGTGCAGAAATCATTACCTTGGATGAAAAAACTCACGCTGAGTCTTTACTAGAAGCATTTGGTGAGCACCCTGTGCTTGGTAGCACTAGCTTTGAAGTCCTCAAAAAATTTGCGACCGATCGTGTTCAGCACTTCGAAGTTGAGCTTAATCTACTAAAACAAGCCTTTTCCCTAGCAAGTAACAGCCAACTCGAAAAAGTACTGTTTTCTTGTTCAGGATTAGTTTTAGAGCGTATTAACTTTCAGGCACTGTGTAAGTTATTAAACGCACACGATTCAAATAGAATGTGTTTATTGTTCAACGAACAAGAAATTCGTTACGCTTCAGCGATACAAATTGAAAACTTAAAAAGCTTGGTCGCACAAGGGTTTTCGATTGGTTTAAATGAATTTGCTAAAGATCGCTGTGAGTTAAACTTATTAACTGAGTTCCAGTTCGATTACTTATTGTTGAGTTCAACATTCAGTAAGCGTGTTCTACAGCAAGAGAATTATCATTTGCAACTACAAGGTGTTTTAGCTATCACTAAGCTGCAAAATATCCAAGTAATAGCTAAAGGTCCGTCGATTTTTAACTACCGCACTTTGCTAGATAAGCACGGATTATCGCTGTTTATTGGTAAACAGCATGCGCTGGCTCCCTTCGAGCACGAAGCACCTAGCGCACAATTCATTACTTCTTAA
- a CDS encoding cytochrome c5 family protein: MKKLSAALLLLATTAYAQAYDNSLTEDAIKKRLAPIGSVYLEGDKAAAAAEPTGPRSGEQVYQAACFACHGTGALGAPKSADDWAPRIAKGKDTLLDHALNGFNAMPPKGTCMDCSEDEISAAIDFMTSK; encoded by the coding sequence ATGAAAAAACTATCAGCTGCATTATTACTGCTAGCAACAACGGCATATGCACAAGCGTATGACAACTCTTTGACTGAAGATGCAATTAAAAAGCGTCTAGCGCCAATTGGTTCTGTATATCTAGAAGGTGATAAAGCTGCGGCCGCTGCTGAGCCTACAGGTCCTCGTTCTGGTGAGCAAGTTTACCAAGCAGCTTGTTTTGCTTGTCATGGTACTGGCGCACTAGGTGCTCCTAAATCAGCTGATGATTGGGCTCCTCGTATCGCTAAAGGTAAAGATACACTTTTAGATCACGCGCTTAACGGTTTCAACGCAATGCCTCCTAAAGGTACGTGTATGGATTGTTCTGAAGATGAAATCAGCGCTGCTATCGATTTCATGACTAGCAAATAA
- the polA gene encoding DNA polymerase I, with product MAQIPENPLILVDGSSYLFRAYHSPPHLTNSKGEATGAIYGVVNMLKSLIKQYDPSHMVVVFDAKGKTFRNDMYSEYKANRPPMPDDLRTQIAPLHNIIKAMGFPLISIEGVEADDVIGTFARIASEQQRHVLISTGDKDMAQLVNEHVTLINTMTDSISDPDTVVEKFGVGPELIIDYLALMGDKVDNIPGVDGCGPKTAVKWLQKYGSLQGVIDHAGEIKGKIGEKLAAALDHLPLSYELATIKCDVDVESDLESFKLQEPNRDELIALYGECEFRRWLAELLDNPKDADTHLDVPTEANELPKVADAHYETILTEEQLDTLVTQLNDAELFAFDTETTSLDYMQAQLVGMSFAVKAGEAAYLPVAHDYPDAPDQLSLETVMAKIGPILADENKAKVGQNLKYDKSVLANAGYELKGIKYDTMLESYVFNSVGSRHDMDSLALKYLGHKNISFEDIAGKGKKQLTFNQIELEKAAPYAAEDADITLRLHQVLWPKIDADNQLKSVFEDIELPLVSVLSDIERTGVAIDSNMLAAHSQRLGERLLELEQEAYDIAGEKFNLGSPKQLQAILFEKLELPVIKKTPKGAPSTAEEVLQELAHDYPLPKVIIEHRGLSKLKSTYTDKLPLMVNERTKRVHTSYHQAVTATGRLSSTDPNLQNIPIRSEEGRRIREAFIAAPSHKIVAADYSQIELRIMAHLSQDKGLLTAFANGLDVHSATAAEVFGVSLEEVTSDMRRKAKAVNFGLIYGMSAFGLSRQLDVPRHEAQHYIDKYFERFPGVLEYMETTREKAAEKGYVETIFGRRLHLPEINARNGARRKAAERAAINAPMQGTAADIIKKAMLKVHQWVNAQAEGSVKLLMQVHDELVFEIKEECVDEYKAEICKLMSEAATLDVPLIVEADSGDNWQQAH from the coding sequence ATGGCTCAGATCCCTGAAAATCCACTTATTCTTGTTGATGGTTCTTCTTATTTATTCCGTGCATATCATTCGCCACCACACCTTACTAACTCAAAAGGTGAAGCGACAGGCGCAATCTATGGCGTAGTTAATATGCTTAAGAGTTTGATCAAGCAATATGATCCATCACACATGGTGGTGGTATTTGATGCCAAAGGTAAAACCTTCAGAAATGACATGTATAGCGAATATAAAGCTAATCGCCCACCAATGCCGGATGACTTACGCACTCAGATCGCACCATTGCATAACATTATAAAAGCAATGGGTTTTCCGCTTATTAGTATTGAAGGTGTTGAGGCTGATGATGTCATTGGTACGTTTGCGCGTATTGCTTCAGAGCAGCAACGTCATGTACTGATCTCTACCGGCGATAAAGATATGGCGCAGCTTGTTAATGAGCATGTCACGCTTATTAATACGATGACTGATAGCATTTCAGATCCAGACACTGTGGTTGAGAAGTTTGGTGTTGGCCCTGAGCTGATCATTGATTATCTTGCCTTAATGGGCGACAAAGTCGATAACATTCCAGGTGTTGATGGCTGTGGTCCAAAAACAGCGGTGAAATGGCTGCAAAAATATGGATCATTGCAAGGTGTAATTGATCATGCTGGTGAAATTAAAGGCAAAATTGGTGAAAAGCTTGCTGCAGCACTTGATCATCTGCCACTTAGCTATGAATTAGCAACAATTAAGTGTGATGTTGACGTTGAGTCGGATCTAGAAAGCTTTAAGCTGCAAGAACCTAATCGTGACGAACTTATCGCACTCTATGGTGAGTGTGAGTTCCGCCGCTGGTTAGCTGAACTACTTGATAACCCTAAAGATGCTGACACTCATTTAGATGTACCAACAGAAGCTAACGAATTACCAAAAGTTGCTGATGCGCATTATGAAACAATTTTAACTGAAGAACAGCTTGATACCTTAGTGACGCAGTTAAATGATGCCGAACTTTTTGCTTTTGATACTGAAACAACCAGCCTCGATTATATGCAAGCGCAATTGGTCGGTATGAGCTTTGCGGTTAAAGCAGGAGAAGCAGCGTATTTACCGGTAGCACATGATTATCCAGATGCGCCAGATCAATTAAGTTTAGAAACTGTAATGGCAAAAATTGGCCCAATCTTAGCTGACGAAAACAAAGCGAAAGTTGGACAAAACTTAAAATACGATAAAAGTGTGTTAGCGAATGCTGGCTACGAGCTAAAAGGCATTAAGTATGACACTATGCTGGAGTCGTATGTATTTAATAGTGTAGGTAGCCGTCATGATATGGACTCACTGGCACTTAAATACTTAGGCCACAAAAATATTAGCTTCGAAGATATCGCTGGCAAAGGTAAAAAGCAGTTAACATTTAACCAAATTGAGCTTGAAAAAGCGGCACCGTATGCCGCTGAAGATGCAGATATAACACTTCGTCTTCACCAAGTTTTATGGCCAAAAATTGATGCAGATAATCAGCTAAAGTCGGTATTTGAAGACATAGAATTACCTCTCGTTTCTGTGCTTTCTGATATTGAACGTACAGGTGTTGCAATTGATAGCAACATGCTGGCAGCTCATAGCCAACGTTTGGGTGAACGCTTATTAGAACTTGAGCAAGAAGCCTATGATATTGCAGGTGAAAAATTTAACTTAGGCTCGCCTAAGCAGCTACAAGCGATTTTGTTTGAAAAGTTAGAGCTTCCTGTTATCAAGAAAACACCAAAGGGTGCACCTTCAACTGCAGAAGAAGTGCTGCAAGAATTAGCTCATGATTACCCATTACCTAAGGTGATTATTGAGCATCGTGGTTTGTCAAAACTGAAATCAACGTACACAGATAAACTACCGCTAATGGTTAATGAGCGCACTAAGCGAGTGCATACTTCGTATCATCAAGCAGTAACAGCAACAGGGCGTTTAAGCTCAACTGATCCTAACTTACAGAATATTCCAATTCGTTCAGAAGAGGGACGTCGTATTCGTGAAGCCTTTATTGCTGCTCCTAGCCATAAAATTGTGGCGGCCGACTACAGCCAAATTGAATTACGTATCATGGCGCATTTATCACAAGATAAAGGCCTACTCACTGCATTTGCAAATGGCTTAGATGTTCATAGTGCAACAGCAGCAGAAGTTTTCGGGGTAAGTCTTGAAGAGGTTACCAGCGATATGCGCCGTAAAGCAAAAGCGGTTAACTTTGGCTTAATTTATGGCATGTCGGCATTTGGTTTATCACGTCAATTAGATGTGCCACGCCATGAAGCACAACATTATATTGATAAATATTTTGAGCGTTTCCCAGGCGTACTTGAGTACATGGAAACAACTCGTGAAAAAGCAGCAGAGAAAGGCTATGTAGAGACGATTTTTGGTCGTCGCTTACATTTACCAGAAATCAATGCACGTAACGGTGCTCGTCGTAAAGCTGCAGAACGTGCTGCTATCAATGCACCCATGCAAGGTACGGCCGCAGATATTATCAAAAAAGCGATGCTTAAAGTTCATCAATGGGTGAATGCACAAGCTGAAGGTTCAGTGAAGCTTCTAATGCAAGTGCACGATGAATTAGTTTTTGAAATTAAAGAAGAGTGTGTTGATGAGTATAAAGCTGAAATATGTAAGTTAATGTCTGAAGCTGCTACTCTCGATGTGCCATTGATTGTTGAAGCCGACAGTGGTGACAACTGGCAGCAAGCTCACTAA
- a CDS encoding triacylglycerol lipase, translating into MKKIPLFLFVTLLFFMNPCCHAKKTTTQYPVVLVHGLMGFDNLLGLDYFYNVATSLNQDGTLVFTPAVSAINSSEIRGEQLLTQVETILALTGAKKVNLIGHSQGAQTVRYVASTRPDLIASVTSIGGANYGSEIIDLINQKLPANSQAQHAAQLIFDALGGVISLLSGNSELPQNTLGALNSLSTQGANAFNQKYPEGLPVNKCEQGQIVAENGVYYFSWSGTAALTNILDLTDLPMLLGSLLILGKDDGLISRCSSHLGYVIKDNYEMNHLDEINQFIGLHNFREVDPIELYRQHVKRLRELGL; encoded by the coding sequence ATGAAGAAAATCCCCCTATTTTTATTTGTTACCTTACTTTTTTTCATGAATCCTTGCTGTCATGCAAAAAAAACAACGACACAATATCCTGTTGTTTTAGTTCACGGGCTAATGGGTTTTGATAATTTACTCGGCCTCGATTATTTTTATAATGTTGCAACCAGTCTCAACCAAGATGGTACCTTGGTGTTCACACCAGCGGTCTCTGCTATAAATAGCTCTGAGATACGAGGCGAACAATTACTCACTCAAGTCGAAACAATTTTAGCACTGACTGGCGCCAAAAAAGTAAACTTGATTGGCCATAGCCAAGGTGCGCAAACAGTGCGCTACGTTGCATCAACTAGACCTGATCTTATTGCCTCCGTAACCAGTATCGGAGGGGCAAATTATGGTAGTGAAATTATTGATCTTATTAATCAAAAACTGCCAGCAAACTCTCAAGCACAACATGCAGCCCAGTTAATATTTGATGCGCTTGGTGGTGTTATTTCACTACTATCAGGTAACAGTGAATTACCACAAAACACACTTGGTGCATTAAATAGCTTAAGTACTCAGGGTGCGAACGCATTTAATCAAAAATACCCTGAAGGCTTACCGGTAAATAAATGCGAGCAAGGTCAGATAGTTGCCGAAAATGGTGTGTACTATTTTTCGTGGAGTGGTACAGCAGCACTCACTAATATACTGGATCTAACTGATTTGCCCATGCTACTTGGCTCATTACTCATTTTAGGAAAAGATGATGGCCTTATATCACGCTGTAGTAGTCATTTAGGCTATGTAATTAAAGATAATTATGAAATGAACCACTTAGATGAGATTAATCAGTTTATTGGTTTACACAATTTTCGTGAAGTTGACCCTATTGAGCTTTATCGTCAACACGTAAAGAGATTGCGGGAGTTGGGGTTATAG
- a CDS encoding YceI family protein, whose protein sequence is MFKSMAIAAFSLSSILVAPLASANWQVNNEQSNVSFVSIKKNSVAEAHHFKKVSGTLDEQGQFKLMIDLASVETLIPIRNERMTKLLFETAKFPNAVLTADLSKTLLKLEPGQHVLKGLKAELDFHGNKKDLTIDVLANMSPKGDVTVSSFTPVIINASDFKVTEGISELQKLAGLPSIATAIPVTFSLTLDKDK, encoded by the coding sequence ATGTTTAAATCTATGGCAATTGCTGCCTTTTCATTATCGAGTATTTTAGTTGCCCCTTTAGCCAGCGCAAACTGGCAAGTTAATAATGAGCAAAGCAACGTGAGCTTTGTGTCTATCAAAAAGAACTCAGTTGCAGAAGCGCATCATTTTAAAAAAGTATCTGGAACACTAGATGAGCAAGGTCAATTTAAGTTGATGATCGACCTGGCATCGGTTGAAACACTGATCCCTATCCGCAATGAGCGCATGACTAAGCTGTTATTTGAAACGGCTAAATTTCCTAATGCTGTGTTAACTGCTGATTTAAGCAAAACATTGTTAAAACTTGAGCCTGGTCAACATGTACTTAAAGGTTTAAAGGCTGAGTTAGACTTTCATGGCAATAAAAAAGACCTAACAATTGATGTGCTTGCTAATATGTCACCGAAAGGCGATGTAACCGTATCATCTTTTACACCCGTTATTATTAATGCGAGTGATTTCAAAGTAACAGAAGGTATTAGCGAACTGCAAAAGCTTGCAGGTCTACCATCTATTGCAACAGCTATACCTGTGACATTCTCTTTGACGCTTGATAAAGATAAATAA
- a CDS encoding DUF1285 domain-containing protein gives MQSLAELEAALQAPDKPFDQWQPQNCGQLPMTIDAQGRWFYAGSEIKREAMVKLFASVLCKEVDTYFLKTPVEKMAITVDDVPFVIIDWRFEDTEQGPALCCVDNLQRAWLVSAKQPLVLREFEGVSVPYLQLAHGLAARVSRNVYYQWAEIACSDEQGYYLESLAKRYYLA, from the coding sequence ATGCAATCACTTGCCGAATTAGAAGCCGCTCTTCAGGCTCCCGATAAACCCTTTGATCAATGGCAGCCACAAAATTGTGGGCAATTGCCAATGACGATTGATGCGCAAGGGCGGTGGTTTTATGCCGGCAGTGAAATAAAACGCGAGGCAATGGTTAAGCTCTTTGCCTCAGTTCTTTGCAAAGAAGTTGATACTTATTTTTTAAAAACGCCGGTCGAGAAAATGGCCATTACAGTCGATGATGTGCCTTTTGTTATTATTGATTGGCGTTTTGAAGACACAGAGCAAGGTCCTGCGCTTTGTTGTGTCGATAATTTGCAGCGTGCATGGCTCGTATCAGCAAAGCAACCATTGGTATTACGTGAATTTGAAGGTGTCAGTGTGCCTTATCTTCAATTAGCACATGGCTTGGCTGCGCGGGTATCGAGAAATGTTTATTATCAGTGGGCCGAAATAGCCTGCTCAGACGAGCAGGGCTATTACTTAGAATCATTAGCCAAGCGTTATTACTTGGCCTAA